From a single Methanomicrobium sp. W14 genomic region:
- a CDS encoding DHA2 family efflux MFS transporter permease subunit, translated as MAESSVFSEKYNFPLLILSISLAIFMSSLDGTIVNIALPTISESFDVSSSTVSWVSTSYLLVIAGCLLIFGKISDSIGFKRVFLSGFILFTTGSFACGFIPDLLGSFYSLVGSRAFQGIGGAMITAVAPAMVTAFIPPEKTGKAMGIIMTAASFGMALGPTIGGALTQYLSWHWIFFINVPVGILAVILGAKVVPNTKGEGSLSGFDKYGAFFIFAGLAMLLFFVSEGQTLGWTSPCILLSLAGAAVFIVMFVMHELKNKNPLLELRLFRNKNFVLMNVIISLVFLTFGGINYLLPFYLEYVQGYETSVAGLILTILSFSMMISGLLAGLLYNRTGGRILAVVAAFIMAGGYFMMSRLHPDTGLLFIGVCLFLIGFGLGLMTTPMFSMVLNSVSGRFQGMVSSLTGLERYAPTTIGIAFYNLLFIQGALFIAKREGVVSSTPVTIKIEVLSAGFDFAFFFAMLFGILVLILALFVKEVSPDSTRKNGENEAVIMGEL; from the coding sequence ATGGCTGAGTCCTCTGTTTTTTCGGAGAAATACAATTTTCCACTTTTAATTCTCTCGATATCCCTTGCAATATTTATGTCGTCTCTTGACGGGACAATAGTAAACATTGCGCTTCCGACCATATCAGAGTCTTTTGACGTTTCGTCAAGCACGGTAAGCTGGGTTTCCACGTCATACCTTCTGGTAATCGCGGGATGTCTTCTTATATTCGGAAAAATTTCGGATTCTATAGGTTTTAAGAGGGTTTTTCTTTCGGGTTTTATTCTTTTTACGACAGGCTCCTTTGCCTGCGGTTTTATCCCTGACCTTTTAGGGTCTTTTTATTCTCTTGTAGGTTCAAGGGCTTTTCAGGGTATAGGCGGTGCGATGATTACAGCGGTTGCACCTGCAATGGTCACGGCATTCATCCCCCCGGAGAAGACCGGAAAAGCAATGGGGATAATAATGACTGCTGCATCTTTCGGGATGGCCTTGGGGCCTACTATAGGAGGTGCCCTGACACAGTACCTTTCGTGGCACTGGATATTTTTCATAAATGTGCCTGTTGGAATTCTGGCTGTAATCCTCGGTGCAAAAGTTGTCCCAAATACTAAAGGGGAGGGAAGTCTTTCCGGGTTTGACAAATACGGGGCGTTTTTCATCTTTGCAGGTCTTGCAATGCTCTTATTCTTCGTATCAGAAGGTCAGACGCTGGGCTGGACGAGCCCCTGTATCCTTCTCTCTCTTGCAGGAGCGGCGGTATTTATTGTGATGTTTGTTATGCACGAGCTGAAAAACAAAAATCCCCTTCTCGAACTGAGACTTTTCAGGAACAAAAATTTTGTACTGATGAACGTTATTATTTCCCTGGTCTTTTTGACTTTCGGCGGTATAAACTATCTTCTGCCGTTTTATCTTGAATATGTCCAGGGGTATGAGACTTCGGTAGCCGGTCTTATACTGACTATTCTCTCGTTCTCCATGATGATATCCGGTCTTCTTGCAGGACTTTTATACAACAGGACAGGCGGAAGAATTCTTGCTGTAGTGGCGGCATTCATAATGGCCGGAGGATATTTCATGATGAGCAGGCTTCACCCTGATACCGGTCTCTTGTTTATCGGTGTCTGCCTTTTCCTGATAGGCTTCGGTCTGGGCCTTATGACAACTCCTATGTTCAGTATGGTTCTGAACTCGGTTTCAGGGAGATTCCAGGGCATGGTCTCAAGTCTTACCGGTCTTGAAAGATACGCTCCGACTACAATTGGAATAGCTTTCTATAACCTTCTGTTCATACAGGGTGCACTTTTCATCGCGAAAAGGGAAGGTGTCGTATCAAGCACTCCTGTGACGATAAAGATTGAAGTCCTGTCTGCCGGTTTTGATTTTGCATTTTTCTTTGCAATGCTGTTCGGGATTTTAGTCCTCATTCTTGCATTGTTCGTAAAAGAAGTTAGTCCAGACAGTACCCGGAAAAACGGTGAAAATGAAGCTGTAATTATGGGTGAACTCTGA
- a CDS encoding restriction endonuclease, whose translation MPVPSYEEFMLPFLRLLEDKDVHTVKDIREKLAEYFRLSDSDKAELLPSGRVLVYRSRIGWAKTYLKKALLIDNSVRGKVQITKRGLIVLKKNPEKIDSQFLLQFHEFREFTKADETRKIVSENETTLNPETPEDRITQGYQEFRNSLASDLLEQIMQMSPEFFEKLVVDLLVAMGYGGSRSDAGRVVGKSGDDGVDGIIKEDKLGLEEIYIQAKHWNEGNVVGSADVRNFIGSLTLRGAKKGVFITTSRFSKRAVELSEHPNTKIVLIDGSKLVDLMIEYNLGVSTYEKYIIKKIDTDYFSED comes from the coding sequence ATGCCTGTTCCGTCATATGAAGAATTTATGCTTCCTTTTCTCAGGTTGCTTGAGGATAAGGATGTCCATACTGTTAAAGATATAAGGGAAAAACTGGCTGAGTATTTTAGATTGTCAGACAGTGATAAGGCAGAATTGCTACCAAGTGGCAGAGTGCTGGTATACAGGTCAAGAATTGGCTGGGCAAAAACATATTTGAAAAAAGCATTATTGATTGACAATTCAGTTCGAGGGAAGGTCCAAATAACAAAAAGAGGCCTTATTGTTTTGAAAAAAAATCCTGAAAAAATTGATTCGCAGTTTTTGTTACAATTTCATGAATTTCGGGAGTTTACTAAAGCTGATGAAACAAGGAAGATCGTCTCTGAAAATGAAACTACTCTGAATCCGGAAACCCCGGAAGACAGAATCACTCAGGGTTATCAGGAATTTAGAAATTCCCTTGCTTCGGACCTGCTTGAGCAGATTATGCAGATGAGTCCGGAGTTTTTTGAAAAACTGGTTGTTGATCTTCTTGTCGCAATGGGATACGGAGGTTCAAGGTCTGACGCAGGACGAGTAGTAGGAAAGAGCGGCGATGATGGTGTTGACGGAATAATTAAGGAAGACAAACTAGGTCTGGAGGAAATTTATATTCAGGCTAAGCATTGGAATGAAGGAAATGTTGTAGGTAGTGCAGATGTCAGAAATTTTATCGGGTCTTTGACATTAAGGGGGGCAAAGAAAGGAGTATTTATTACAACATCCAGATTTTCAAAAAGGGCAGTAGAATTGTCAGAACATCCGAATACAAAGATTGTGTTGATTGACGGATCAAAACTGGTCGATTTGATGATCGAGTATAATCTTGGAGTCAGCACATATGAAAAATATATTATTAAAAAAATTGATACGGATTATTTTTCTGAGGATTAA